A segment of the Zingiber officinale cultivar Zhangliang chromosome 8B, Zo_v1.1, whole genome shotgun sequence genome:
AGGGAAGACACTCTATACACAAAGAAATACATAATAATGGAAGAAaacttgatgaaaccaaattagATGCAAAGCAGTGCTGAATTATGTATGTAACTGTGAAACTGTAGAGTAAAGTTTTCACTAATCATTTCCAGTACCATGAAGTATAATTTTCATGTATATTGCATACACATGCATTTCAATTACATATGACTAAAATCATAATTTGCATATTATTGGCTGAACTAATGTAAGTCATCAAGTTAATAGACTAAGTCACTGAAGACTGAGCTTATAATGAATTTACAGAAGGAACCTATTTAACTAAGTCACCATGTAAAGTAACTCATTTCAAGCAAATAGACATATACATGTCCTTTTGGTATTCCTAGTGATACGAAAGCATAGAACTTGTGAAGCACACACAATACACGACCTTACTAACACTTaaaaaggaaaaacatataggCCATCTCTACATTGTTTTGACCAAAGAGAATTTGAAACAATCCGATTTAGAATGCACCTTGACACATGTGGATAGATGCCAGTATATTAACATGACAGGGAAACATCTAAGCAAAATTACCTGCCAATGGATTCACCCCAGCTTGCTTATACAAGCGAGCAGTCTCTAGCTGTATTCTTTCCTGTTCAAAGAAAATCAACAGATATATCACAATGAATACAAAGAAGTCGCCGAACAACAATGGctgaaaatattaaaataaaacttgCATCCCAATTTGCAAAAGTGAAAGCCCAGTTGAAGATGTGAGATGTTTATGCTGTGAACATTTTATTAAAACATGAACAAAATCTAAATATGGATGAACAACAATGAATTATACTTATTTGGTTTGGAAGATTTAGAGGAAAGAGAAGCATGAAAAATCACGTTATAGATGACAAGAAGAATCAATAGTGAGCAAGAAAAAAAAACTGCATTTGCTTTTTGTTATTCACTAAGAAGAGAACTTTTCCAAACAGCATCCTGGAAATTAGCCTGAGAGTTAACCTGATTTCCCTTATATCTCTCTTGAATTGCCTTGATCTTTGGCTGCAAGCTTTGCATGGCTAATGTCGATTCAACCTATAGAAGCAATAGTAACTGTGAGAATAAGCATATAGCTCGCAATGGTAAAACTGCAATAGATAATAAGAGGCAAAAGTGCACTAGTTCATTAATCAAAAATACATGcaaaagtaaaaaatatataataggtAAAAAGGATTTTTCTTACGGATTTGTATCACAATGATGAGCATGAAAAGAAAATGCAAGATAACTAATGTGAGCCGCTCAACAAAAAATGACACTTCAAACcagtaatttaaaaaaatcaattattttttaatagtGCAGTAGCACGTATTCACCTGCTGTTTGGTCAAAGGAAGCGTCAGCACCTTCACAATTACAGTTAGTAGGATAATTGCAAATCCATAAGCATATGGCACGTGTATAGCTGACAGACCATCTTTCAACACCTGCAGGCAGAAGATTGTCAAGTTAATCCATCCTAAGATTGTCAATATATCCTTGCATCTGCAATTTAAGCAGTCAACAAAGTGACGCTATGCTACGTAATCCTTTCAAAAGGAGACACGAACTATACAAAGAATGGAGGCATatttgtttcaaaaaaaaaaaaagagagaacaaACTTAGTAAAGCGACGCGCTTTTAAGCAAAGTAGTGCAGGGATTTCGGTGGAAATTTTCATCTTGCATATACAAATTAGGAGGTCAATAAGTGATAATACGCTAGGTAATCCATTCACAAAAAGCCACGAAGTAGAGAAAAGATGGAGGGCATATTTGCTTAAAAAAGAGAATTTTGAACGCACTTTTAAGCAAAATAGTACACAGGGATTTCGGTGGAAACTTTCACCTTAAGAACGATTTCCATCGCTTCCGAGATGAACGCAAACCAGCCTCCATTCTTCTGGGCGGCAGCGGACGCCTCGGCCGCGGGACTAGAAGCATCCACGGCCACGGTGGCATCCGCGAGTGTGTACAGGAGGCCCTCCACCCTGGAAGCGATCCCCTGGAGTTGGGCCAAGGAATCGAGCGGCGGGATCTCCTGTAAGCTCATCCTGACCCTGGTCCCCATCCTCCGGGGCCGGCAGAGCGGCAGGCCGAACCGGGCGAGTGTCGGGAGCGGCGCGACGAGGAAGGGGGATTGGCAGGGGACCAGGGATCTCGCCATGGGTGAGCTGGTTCGAGGTGTGGTGAGGATTAGGGTTTCATGCGCGGacggaggaggagaggggaaTCGGATGAGGGAGCGAGGAAGTGGTGGAGCGAAAGGGAGACGAGAGGAAGGAGAGGACCAGGCCACGCGAGTGGGTTTTATGATTTATCCGTTGAGACAAGGCGGCGACCGTTAGCTTGCCGTTAAAAATTGACGGGGGCTGTGGTCGAACTGAACCGGTTCGATTTGACCGGTTCGAAATTCCGGTTTGACCGATTTTGATGAAGGGGTTTAATTGTTGGAAGAGTCCTCTCCGCTCCACCCTTGCTGGGCGCCGACCCTCTGTGGTTTCCTCGCGTCGTCGTAGCCTTCTTCGCCGGGCGCCACATCGCCGGTGGCTTCCTCAGGTGTCGGCGAGGATACAGAGTCCGGCAAGAAGATCTGACTGCGGACGGGAAGCGTGTTGCACTTCCTTCTCCCTTGTGCGGGCCATTGGTTGAGATATTTGGCAGCGTCGCGTCTTCTTTCTCGACACCAACCTGGAAAACAGCTTTGTGTCTTGGTGAGTTTGACGGCTTGACAATCTCGTTTAAGCCCTTATAGTGATCTACCTTCACGGTAATGCAGCTATCTCTAAGATGTAGCCCTTGTAAATCGGCCATCAGGGCTAATTGTTGGATGTCCTTTGACTGGCGATGTGCCAATGAGTGTATCTTTTGAGGTGGGTTCCTCCTTGTTTGTTGTATGGGGCAGTCACACAGGGATAATAATTGTCTGACTTATAAGTTGACGTCCTGATCTTTTTATAGTTAGCTGTTGATTTTTGTGCGTGCGTGCGTGCTTAATCTAAATAATCATTCTCCTGGAGGATTACTTGGAATTGGGAGATGGATTGATGGTGTTAGATATTGGAGTTGTCATTTAGGAGGTACCTTTGGAGATGGTAACTTCAAAATTTATGGTGGCTTCGGGTTTGACTGAAGTACTTGCATGGTAATGTTATGTAATTCGGTGAAATCATGATtgcacaaattaatattttgtagGGTTTGCCCTCGGTACCGGAACGTGTGAAGAATTTAATTTATCATGTTGTTCTATCTGCTtgattttctttttgttcctttatacTCTTACCTCATTGTTTGTTGATTTTGTACTATTGTTGGTCCTCAATGATTTGCACGCGTGTTGAAGTAAATAGTTTTGTGCATAGTGATATATTGAGCCATTTCCTTGATTGTCTCTTCTTTCCTGATCAAGCCATTTCCTTGGGCACCTAAGGTGAGCTCACAAAAGCAGGGACAATGGCGAAGAGTAAAGCAGTAGCCCTCACCTTCGCCGAGAGATGCAAGGTATTCCTCTTGCTTGACTGAGCTCTCTTTGTGGGTCCATCAAACGTTTGGGTTGTTCTCATGTTGTCTTTTGTTCTTGATCATAGAACATTGTGGCAGTGAACTGGCAAGCACACTTGAACACCATCAAAGCCGATGCCAAAGGAAGGTACAAAAGATACTATCTCCCTTTTCTGTGAGCTCAAATCTTCATTTTGTTTATGCTCGTGTGGCTTTTGGTTGCCTTGGTTGCTCCAACAGCAAGCAGGAGATTTACACATCTAAGGTTCACTATATATCGAAACGGGGAAAACCATATATTTGGGTGCAAGAAAGTGATTTGCATAACATGGTGTGTGCTTCTTTGCTTCTGATTgcagtgaattttttttttatctttcttacaagATGTGAGATAGGTTTAGACTATATGCATTGGACTTATGTGCTTTCTTTTCTTGCGTGTAGAATGCTATTATTGATGAACGTGCTTCTCTCTCTGTGAGCAGCATCATTCCGGGTCCGCTTACACAGTTGCTTAAATCCCTAAAGAAGGTTAGTTTGATGCTTGTGCCAAGTTCTTCTTACTAGTCCATGCCTACAGTACTTGTTCTTTCAGTGCTCAAAAACATTTTCACTTTTTTGGTTGAATTTGAAGCTTTTGAGCAGATAAATGGCATGAAATTTGTTTTTGTTCTGGGTCATCCCTTTATAATGATCATGCTACAATATATAGTCCTCGTCAGACTATTGTTTGCCAAGTATGAAGCATTTTTAGCAAATATGTGATGCAAAATGAATGCCTTTGGAGCTTGAACTTTTCCATGATAAAGGACATCGAGAGGATATATAGTTCTCTTTCTGACAATTTTCTTTACTGCAGTTCCCAGCTCGTGTTGCTTTGACTGGTGATATCAAACTTATTGAAGACGATAAGGTATTCTTTTTACcctcttttgtttattttttgatagACCATAAAATGGTATGAGTAGTCATAGCATTAATCCATTGCATTTTCTCATCTTAGCTGAACTACCGAAGTTATAATGATGATATTTACAATTTAATCatgatgtttaaaattttatgatgTTTCCTTTCATCCTATTGTTTCTTTGAATCAAGGTCCAAGTTGTTGTGGAAAGTCTTGCAAAATCGGTTGTATCCGAACATGAAACAGTCGACCAATCTAGTTATTCAGTTTCTTCCTTACTGAGTGCTGCCGGTACCAGTTGCGGATCAAGAAGTGAGCACCTACAGTGGTTATTGAAGGAAAATAGCAACTACaatatttataaattcaatataagGTATGTCACATAATTTGTTATTACAACCATTGATGTAGAAAGatctagttattttattttagatatTCTGTGCACTCTATTGAAAATCAAGGGAAAAATCAACTTTGTGCTGACGAGGCACATAATTTTCTAGTTTAACAGAGACAAAAGTTTTTTCTCCCATTTTGGTGATCCTGAAGGCTGAAGATTGATTAGAAAATAATAAAGCGTTATAAGATGTTCTGAATATAGGAATGTCACTGCATACAGCATGCAAGTTATTAAGCTGACATTAAAGAGTTCAAGTGCACAACCTTTCTAGCATTCATATTTTTCATGTAGGTATCTAGTGCTTCTATGCTTACATCACACCCCTTTCTTGCAATTTAGGGGAACTAGA
Coding sequences within it:
- the LOC122014463 gene encoding uncharacterized protein LOC122014463, yielding MAKSKAVALTFAERCKNIVAVNWQAHLNTIKADAKGSKQEIYTSKVHYISKRGKPYIWVQESDLHNMNAIIDERASLSVSSIIPGPLTQLLKSLKKFPARVALTGDIKLIEDDKVQVVVESLAKSVVSEHETVDQSSYSVSSLLSAAGTSCGSRSEHLQWLLKENSNYNIYKFNIRSCSYLDGNGGAHDVELNEVEVPKVDRLLPFSEKIIDGINQSQARRRALMLFCLEYYNTMARDAFILSIDHKGFDILAKVTEGVTSSSVNYRWKEFRFTFKEEAQDMEAFCNMLVELEEEALRRVKTYSGLG